The DNA region CTGCGGTAACGGCGTCGGCGCGCTGGCGACCCCACAGGTGCTCGACGTCCTCGGCGCCGACGTGGTGGCGATCAACGCGACCGTCGACGGCCACTTCCCCGCCCGGGAGAGCAAGCCCACCGCGGAGACGCTGACGGACTTTTCGGCGTTCCTGGCCGAGGGCTCGTTCCACCTGGGGCTCGCCCACGACGGGGACGCCGACCGACTCGTCGTCCTGAACGGCGACGGCGAGGTCGTCCACGAGGACACGATCCTGGCGGTCGTCGCCGCCCACTACGCCGAAACGAGCGACGCGGGCGACCCGGTCGTCGTCACGACGCCCAACGCCTCCGCCAGAATCGACGAGCGCGTTCGTGAGGCCGGCGGCCGCGTCGAGCGAATTCGACTGGGCTCGCTCCACGAGGGCATCGCCCGGGTCGAGGCAGCGGCTGCCGGAGACGGTACCGCGGGGGACACCGAAGTCGTCTTCGCCGCCGAACCCTGGAAACACATCCACACCGCCTCCGGCGGCTGGATCGACGGCGTCACCAGCGCGGCCGTCGTCGGCGCGCTCACCCTCGAGGCCGGGTCGCTCGAGGCCCTGCGCGAACCCGTCTCCGAACGACCCTACCGCAAGGTCTCGGTCGACTGCCCGGAGTCCGCGAAAGGCCCCGCGATGGCGACCCTCGAGTCGACGCTGCCGGCGGCGTTCGAGGACGCGACGGTCGACACCGACTACGGGGTCCGCCTCGAGTTCCCCGACGCGTCGTGGTTGCTTGTCCGCCCAAGCGGGACCGAGCCCTACGTCCGCCTGTACGCCGAGAGCGACGACGTCGACGCGCTCGTCTCGGACGCGCGTGACGTGATCGAGTCGGCGGTGGCCGACCACCGATAACGCTGCCGTGGGGCTTCTGGAAGGGCGAAAAGAGCAAAGCGAAAAGCAGAGCGATTGGGTCTACAGATCGCAGTACAGCGGCAATCCACCACGCACGCACGTGATCCGGATCGGCTCATCGTAGCTCACGGAGACGTGCTCGGCCGCACGGACGTACTTCGCTGGATCGGTCCGACTCACCGAGCGCAACAGTCCGGCGTCCTCGAGTCGGGAGACGGTTCGGTAAGTCGTGCTGAGCGGAAGCTCGAGTGCCTCTGCGAACTCGCTGACGGTCGTTGGGCCGTCCGTGTAGCGATACAGCTCGCGAGCGGTGTCCTCGGAGAGGAGGGAGACGATACGCTCGGGGTTGCAGCCACCCTCCCCGTCGCTGATACCGCACGGATGTCCGTCGGTTGCTAGCTGGCTCATACATAATCGTCACCCTGTGATCACATACCTCCCGCCAGTGGCTCCCACTCGGTGGGAATCGCTGGCAGGGGCTGAAATCCCGACGAAACGCTTTGATACCTCCCCGCCGAACCGTGGGCCACAGCCATGGATTCACTCATCGAGGCCGCCCGCGACGTCCAGTCTCGAGCCCACGTCCCCTACTCCAAGTACCCCGTCGGCGCGGCGCTCGAGACCGCTGACGGCGAGGTCTTCGTCGGTTGCAACCTCGAGAACGCGAACTACAGTAACAGCCTCCACGCCGAGGAGGTCGCGATCGCCGAAGCCGTCAAGAACGGCCATCGCGACTTTGTCCGACTCGCCGTCAGTTCGGGTCGTCGCGACGGCGTCACCCCCTGTGGAATGTGCCGCCAGACACTCGCGGAGTTCGCCGACGACGACCTCGTCGTCTGCTGTGACGAGGGCGACGATGACCCGCCGAGTGAGTACACGCTCGGGGAACTCTTGCCGAACACGATCACCGAAGAGATGCTCGAGTGAGGCGAGGGTCGAGCGAGGGAGAAAGCAAGAGAGGGCGAAAGGAGAGCGGGCGAGAACGAGGGCGAAAGGAGAGCGAGATAGTGAGGACGAGAGCGAAAAGAGACCTCAAACCGTCGTCAACGACCCAACTGGCGCCTCCGTGCGACCCTCTGCGCGCTCGATGCCATCGCTTCCAGCAGCGATGAGCGCGAAGACCCCGGCGACCTCCGCCCCTGCCGTTTCGACGATGTCCAAGAGCAGTTCCTGGGTCTCGCCGGATCGGATCAGGTCGTCGACGACCAGAACGGAATCGTCCGGGTCGATCGCGGCCGCAGGCAGGTAGTAGGTGAGTTCGATGCCCGACTCGAGGCGTTCGCGGGCCTCGAAGAAGTCCTCGACGGCGGTCTCCTTTCTCTTTTTCGCGTACGCACAGCGGGTTCCGTAGTAGCTGGCGAGCGAGGCGGCCAGCGTGATGCCGTCGGTGGCGGCCGTTAGCACGACGTCGGGGCGCTCGAAGTCGAAGGCGTCGGCCACGACGGGCGCGGCGAGGTCGAGAAACGGCTGGTCGAAGACCGCTCCGGAGTTGTCGACGTACCCTTCCGAGTCGACCTGGATGCGGGCCTCGAGTTCGGCCGCCAGCGCCTCGCGACCGACCTCCTCGACCACCTCGCGGGCGCGTTCGGTTCCGGGGAGGACGTGCCCGTTGACGTAACGGTTGAGGTCGCCCGCCGGCAGGCCGGTCGCTTCGGCGAGTTCGT from Natronosalvus rutilus includes:
- the cdd gene encoding cytidine deaminase; protein product: MDSLIEAARDVQSRAHVPYSKYPVGAALETADGEVFVGCNLENANYSNSLHAEEVAIAEAVKNGHRDFVRLAVSSGRRDGVTPCGMCRQTLAEFADDDLVVCCDEGDDDPPSEYTLGELLPNTITEEMLE
- a CDS encoding phosphomannomutase; its protein translation is MTLFGTAGIRGPVADTVTPSLALAVGQAAGSPGDSFVVGRDGRETGPALAAALEAGLESAGSNVERVGQVPTPALAFTSQGRRGVMVTASHNPPADNGIKLFVDGVEYDREAEKAIESVVETPDLAPWDEWGKPRRGDVLERYRQAVVDYVRERFPAEDDRPLAGLSVAVDCGNGVGALATPQVLDVLGADVVAINATVDGHFPARESKPTAETLTDFSAFLAEGSFHLGLAHDGDADRLVVLNGDGEVVHEDTILAVVAAHYAETSDAGDPVVVTTPNASARIDERVREAGGRVERIRLGSLHEGIARVEAAAAGDGTAGDTEVVFAAEPWKHIHTASGGWIDGVTSAAVVGALTLEAGSLEALREPVSERPYRKVSVDCPESAKGPAMATLESTLPAAFEDATVDTDYGVRLEFPDASWLLVRPSGTEPYVRLYAESDDVDALVSDARDVIESAVADHR
- a CDS encoding winged helix-turn-helix domain-containing protein, coding for MSQLATDGHPCGISDGEGGCNPERIVSLLSEDTARELYRYTDGPTTVSEFAEALELPLSTTYRTVSRLEDAGLLRSVSRTDPAKYVRAAEHVSVSYDEPIRITCVRGGLPLYCDL
- a CDS encoding phosphoribosyltransferase family protein produces the protein MNRAEKAALQLRAVDVLRMLKETRTYDELAEATGLPAGDLNRYVNGHVLPGTERAREVVEEVGREALAAELEARIQVDSEGYVDNSGAVFDQPFLDLAAPVVADAFDFERPDVVLTAATDGITLAASLASYYGTRCAYAKKRKETAVEDFFEARERLESGIELTYYLPAAAIDPDDSVLVVDDLIRSGETQELLLDIVETAGAEVAGVFALIAAGSDGIERAEGRTEAPVGSLTTV